The Panicum hallii strain FIL2 chromosome 9, PHallii_v3.1, whole genome shotgun sequence genome has a window encoding:
- the LOC112872970 gene encoding uncharacterized protein LOC112872970: MTHLPRLAHDRERQAYTILKCQDFGHTKAFDTDLLEKTSMDVDFARIWHAVQWDGFCPLRRMVLVSSPSMFFASFERCNDIQNPTLRLMHKWLAITLFPRDDVRPVRNNEFTILYAMVNKIKVSPVKSMVKQWLMNFKITGPIEGTSLVTRIASSIGILDGNVIPFIEGIDEAYLIQGNEDSPSHTVSAQEIQEVRAQMQQLMQGMQALQRSLQQQHGEHPPHDDEHIEDDDQHAGGGGGGRGRGFAAGFDNFAGGRDRGFAAGFGRARRVPVGHPPDLDAETFSNYSAEHGGDPYGRRGAYDDHGGDNFGRFGARGRYGDHRRRHHERRHNDDGLGKVKVSIPPFSGKENADDYFEWETKVEQLFDLYEYPAEKKAKLAAIEFKGYAITWWNQVRTEYQRVGHDRITWEDMKREMRRRFVPAYYSRDLHLKLKRLVQGTRSVDEYFQELEMCLLRTGITEDEESTMARFLGSCNNIVSALLVEKLGLQPRRHPHPYHMQWLNNSGTVKVSAMIRLSFSIGDYHGEVDCDIVPMQACHLLLGRPWQFDVDSVHFGRSNKYTFIHNDKKVVLVLLSPEEIHTSDMARKKREESDKRKLSETPNPSKGEIPKKDGSWRMCVDCRAINAITVRYRHPIPRLDDMLDELSGSIIFTKIDLRSGYHQIRMKLGDEWKTAFKTKFGLYEWLVMPFGLTNAPSTFMRLMNHVLRAFIGKFVVVYFDDILIYSKSFDEHLDHIHQVLAVLREEKLYGNIAKCTFCTDRVVFLGFVVSADGIQVDEEKVKAIKDWPTPVNVSQKDVPFKWGDEQDQAFNELKTKLCEAPLLQLPDFGKTFEIECDASGIGIGGVLLQEGKPVAYFSEKLNGPHLNYSVYDKELYALVRVLEVWQHYLLPKEFVIHSDHEALKYLKSQGKLNRRHAKWIEFIETFPYVVKHKREAHAGGLAVHSTTNSCPFEIVYGFKPHTPMDLLPLPLQEQVNLDATKRSDFIKRLHAETRKNIEKKSAQYAKQANKGKKKVTFQPGDLVWLHLRKDRFPQQRKSKLSPRGDGPFKVLQKINDNAYKI, encoded by the exons ATGACGCACCTACCTCGACTTGCACACGACCGCGAGAGGCAAGCCTACACCATCCTCAAGTGTCAGGACTTTGGTCACACCAAAGCTTTTGACACGGACCTCCTCGAGAAAACAAGTATGGATGTGGACTTTGCTCGCATTTGGCATGCGGTTCAATGGGATGGTTTTTGCCCATTGAGGAGAATGGTTCTCGTCTCCTCACCATCCATGTTCTTTGCATCCTTCGAGAG GTGCAATGATATTCAAAATCCAACTCTTCGTTTGATGCACAAGTGGTTGGCCATCACTCTCTTCCCAAGGGATGATGTTAGGCCTGTGCGCAACAATGAGTTTACAATCTTATATGCCATGGTCAACAAGATCAAGGTCTCCCCCGTAAAATCTATGGTTAAGCAATGGCTTATGAATTTCAAGATTACGGGTCCTATTGAGGGCACTTCTTTGGTTACTCGCATCGCTTCAAGCATCGGGATCTTAGATGGGAATGTTATTCCTTTCATTGAGGGGATCGACGAGGCTTATTTGATCCAAG GAAATGAAGATTCCCCTTCTCACACTGTGTCTGCACAAGAAATTCAGGAAGTGCGTGCACAAATGCAACAATTGATGCAAGGGATGCAAGCGCTTCAACGATCACTACAGCAACAACATGGGGAGCATCCACCTCATGATGATGAACAcattgaggatgatgatcaacatgccggtggcggtggtggtggtcgtggcCGAGGATTCGCTGCTGGTTTTGATAACTTTGCAGGTGGCCGTGACCGAGGATTTGCTGCTGGTTTTGGTCGTGCACGACGTGTTCCTGTTGGGCATCCTCCTGATCTTGATGCTGAAACATTTTCAAATTATAGTGCTGAACATGGAGGTGATCCTTATGGTCGCCGTGGTGCATATGATGATCATGGTGGTGATAACTTTGGCCGTTTTGGAGCCCGTGGTCGTTATGGTGATCACCGTCGACGTCATCATGAACGACGTCACAATGATGATGGTTTGGGCAAGGTTAAAGTGTCCATTCCTCCATTCAGCGGCAAGGAGAATGCTGATGATTACTTTGAATGGGAAACCAAAGTGGAGCAACTATTTGATTTGTATGAATACCCTGCTGAAAAGAAGGCAAAGCTTGCAGCCATTGAGTTTAAAGGTTATGCCATAACTTGGTGGAATCAGGTCCGTACTGAATATCAAAGAGTTGGGCATGATCGTATAACTTGGGAAGACATGAAGAGGGAAATGAGACGTCGTTTTGTTCCTGCATATTATTCTCGTGATCTACATTTGAAACTGAAACGTCTTGTGCAAGGTACTCGCAGTGTTGATGAATATTTTCAGGAATTGGAAATGTGCTTACTTCGTACAGGGATAACTGAGGATGAGGAATCAACAATGGCTCGGTTTCTG gggagctgcaataatattgttagtgctttgcttgttgagaAGCTTGGTTTGCAGCCACGTCGCCATCCACATCCGTACCATATGCAATGGCTGAATAATTCCGGGACAGTTAAGGTTTCAGCCATGATTCGTTTGTCATTTTCCATTGGTGATTATCATGGAGAGGTGGATTGTGATATTGTCCCCATGCAAGCATGCCATTTGCTGCTTGGTCGGCCCTGGCAATTTGATGTGGACTCAGTGCATTTTGGACGGTCTAACAAATACACTTTCATTCACAATGACAAGAAGGTGGTTCTTGTTTTATTATCTCCAGAGGAGATACATACTTCAGATATGGctcgcaagaaaagagaggaatcaGACAAAAGAAAATTGAGTGAGACCCCCAACCCAAGTAAGGGAGAGA tcccaaagaaagatggctcttggcgcatgtgtgttgattgtcgtgctatcaatgctataactgttcgatatcgccatcccattccacgacttgatgacatgttagatgaattgagtggttctatcattttcaccaaaatagatttgcgtagtggttatcatcaaatccgcatgaaacttggtgatgaatggaaaacagcgtttaaaactaaatttggtctctatgaatggcttgtgatgccatttggcttgacaaatgctccttcaacttttatgcgcttaatgaatcatgttttacgagctttcattggcaagtttgttgttgtttattttgatgatattctgatctatagcaaatcatttgatgaacatcttgatcatatccatcaagtacttgctgttttgagggaagagaaattgtatggcaacattgctaagtgcaccttttgcacagaccgtgttgttttccttggctttgttgtttccgcagatggtattcaggttgatgaagagaaggttaaagcaataaaggattggcctacaccggtaaatgtgagccaa aaggatgttccattcaagtggggagatgaacaagaccaagccttcaatgagctgaaaacaaagctttgtgaagcaccgctgctacaacttcctgattttggtaagacatttgagatcgaatgtgatgcaagtggtattggcataggaggtgtactgctgcaagaaggtaaacctgttgcctacttttctgaaaagctaaatggtccacatctgaattactcggtttatgacaaagagctttatgccttagttcgtgttttggaagtttggcaacattacttattacctaaagaatttgtaatccattctgatcatgaagctttgaaatatcttaaaagtcaaggcaagctgaaccgtcgacatgctaaatggattgagttcattgaaacgtttccctatgttgtcaaacataagcgtg AAGCACATGCAGGTGGACTAGCTG tccattctacaacaaactcttgtccatttgaaattgtttatgggtttaaaccgcatactcccatggatcttttgcctttaccattacaggaacaagttaacttggatgccacaaaaagatcagactttatcaagcggttacatgcggagacaagaaagaatattgagaagaaatcagcacaatatgcaaagcaagcaaacaaaggtaagaagaaggttacatttcagccaggagatcttgtatggttgcatctacgaaaggatcgctttccccaacagcgtaagagtaagttatctcctcggggtgatggtccgttcaaggttctccaaaagataaatgataatgcttacaaaatt